A genomic window from Salvelinus namaycush isolate Seneca chromosome 5, SaNama_1.0, whole genome shotgun sequence includes:
- the LOC120048246 gene encoding transcription initiation factor TFIID subunit 12-like, protein MTQYQPQSNHSNFFTVKAEASSTPPLATSMANSNAAAAPGKVMGTPGPAGRISPEGSQVLSKKKLQDLVREIDPNEQLDEDVEEMLLQIADDFIDSVVTAACQLARHRKSNTLEVKDVQLHLERQWNMWIPGYGSDEIRPYKKACTTEAHKQRMALIRKTTKK, encoded by the exons ATGACCCAGTACCAACCACAGTCCAACCACTCCAACTTCTTCACCGTGAAAGCCGAGGCCTCCTCAACACCACCTCTCGCCACCAGCATGGCCAATAGCAACGCCGCCGCCGCCCCAGGGAAGGTGATGGGCACACCTGGCCCTGCGGGCAGAATCAGCCCAGAAGGAAGTCAG GTGTTGAGTAAAAAGAAGCTGCAGGACCTCGTAAGAGAGATTGACCCCAATGAGCAGCTCGATGAGGATGTGGAGGAG ATGCTGCTGCAGATTGCAGATGACTTCATTGACAGTGTGGTGACAGCTGCCTGTCAGCTGGCCCGCCATCGCAAATCCAACACCTTAGAAGTGAAGGACGTCCAGCTACACCTGG AGCGCCAATGGAACATGTGGATTCCTGGCTATGGTTCAGATGAGATTCGGCCGTATAAGAAGGCTTGTACCACAGAGGCCCACAAACAG AGAATGGCATTGATCCGCAAAACAACCAAAAAGTAG